Proteins from a single region of Methanomassiliicoccus luminyensis B10:
- a CDS encoding heavy metal translocating P-type ATPase → MEDFVRLSSRVEGMDCIECAKKIEKAVKSIDGVRSVRVSYAMGKLNVEADRNKVSQEDINKVLDRLGYKVREDDDLDANAFFSFKNRRLVAAAVSGAFFAVGVISEFLLHEPYLYYPAYIIAILVGGYYIVRRGIASVRERYLDMNVLMIVAVIGAVLIQAWEEAASIVFLFSLAEVLESFSVARTRRSITELIDFTPRQALIHRDGKDVLVDVTDVSIGDVAIVKPGQRVPVDGEVVSGESHVDESAITGESVPAAKAVGDGVFGGTLNGSGALEVRVTKRYEDNMISKIIQLVEEAEAAKSPSERFVDRFARWYTPAVVGLAALVMVVPALFFGQPFEEWFYRGLVLLVISCPCALVISTPVSVVSAISGGARRGVLYKGGLFLERMGSVSAVAFDKTGTLTQGRPRVEEVIPYNNYSAHEVLKIAASAENRSEHHLARAIIDKAREENVPIEKAQSFMAFSGKGVAVVFQERRVFAGSPQFFEEMGVDLSSCRKDLEERSALGRTVILVGAEEEIIGLMTIRDQPRPEAKEVVSGLKAMGLKVVMLTGDDPKVAEGIAREVGIEEYRARLLPQDKVAAIEEYRSKYGPTLMVGDGVNDAPALAKAEVGVAMGVAGTDVALEAADVALMGDDLRTLLYGVRMSRKARSVIKENIAAALIIKLALTVLALPGFVTLWMAILIGDLGVSLAVISNALRLNRFR, encoded by the coding sequence GTGGAAGATTTTGTACGCCTGAGCAGCCGCGTCGAGGGCATGGACTGCATCGAATGCGCCAAGAAGATCGAGAAGGCGGTGAAGTCCATCGACGGTGTCAGGAGCGTGAGGGTCTCCTATGCCATGGGCAAGCTGAACGTGGAGGCCGACCGGAACAAAGTGTCGCAGGAGGACATCAACAAGGTCCTCGACCGACTGGGGTACAAGGTCCGCGAGGACGATGACCTCGACGCCAACGCCTTCTTCAGTTTCAAGAACCGGCGCCTGGTGGCGGCGGCCGTCTCCGGCGCGTTCTTCGCGGTGGGCGTAATCTCGGAGTTCCTCCTCCACGAACCGTACCTATACTATCCGGCGTACATCATCGCCATATTGGTGGGCGGGTACTACATCGTCCGCAGGGGCATCGCGTCGGTCCGCGAGCGCTACCTGGACATGAACGTCCTGATGATCGTCGCGGTCATCGGGGCGGTGCTCATCCAGGCCTGGGAAGAGGCGGCGTCCATCGTGTTCCTCTTCTCCCTGGCCGAGGTGCTGGAATCGTTCTCCGTCGCCAGGACCAGGCGCTCCATCACCGAGCTCATCGACTTCACCCCGCGCCAGGCCCTCATCCACCGGGACGGGAAGGATGTCCTGGTGGACGTCACCGACGTCAGCATCGGCGATGTCGCCATCGTCAAGCCCGGCCAGAGGGTCCCGGTGGACGGCGAGGTCGTAAGCGGCGAGTCGCACGTGGACGAGTCGGCCATCACCGGGGAGAGCGTGCCCGCGGCAAAGGCGGTCGGGGACGGCGTGTTCGGCGGCACCCTCAACGGCTCCGGCGCTCTGGAGGTCAGGGTGACCAAGCGCTACGAGGACAACATGATCTCCAAGATCATCCAGCTGGTGGAGGAGGCCGAGGCCGCCAAGTCCCCGTCGGAGAGGTTCGTCGACCGCTTCGCCAGGTGGTACACTCCCGCGGTGGTGGGCCTCGCCGCATTGGTCATGGTAGTGCCGGCCCTCTTCTTCGGCCAGCCGTTCGAGGAGTGGTTCTACCGGGGCCTCGTCCTACTAGTGATATCGTGCCCCTGCGCCCTGGTCATCTCTACCCCCGTGTCGGTCGTCTCCGCCATCTCGGGCGGGGCGCGCAGGGGCGTGCTGTACAAGGGCGGGCTGTTCCTGGAGCGCATGGGCAGCGTGTCCGCGGTGGCCTTCGACAAGACCGGGACGCTGACGCAAGGCCGGCCCAGGGTGGAGGAGGTCATCCCGTACAACAACTATTCCGCCCACGAGGTCCTGAAGATCGCCGCCTCCGCGGAGAACCGCTCCGAGCACCATCTCGCCAGAGCGATAATCGACAAGGCCCGGGAGGAGAACGTCCCCATCGAGAAGGCCCAGTCGTTCATGGCCTTTTCCGGCAAGGGCGTGGCGGTGGTCTTCCAGGAGCGCAGGGTGTTCGCCGGGTCCCCGCAATTCTTCGAGGAGATGGGAGTGGACCTGTCATCCTGCCGTAAAGACCTGGAAGAGCGGTCCGCCCTCGGGCGGACCGTCATCCTGGTCGGCGCGGAGGAGGAGATCATCGGACTGATGACCATTCGGGACCAGCCCCGCCCGGAGGCGAAGGAGGTCGTGAGCGGCCTCAAGGCCATGGGGCTGAAGGTGGTCATGCTGACCGGCGACGACCCCAAGGTGGCCGAGGGCATCGCCCGCGAGGTTGGGATCGAGGAGTACCGGGCGCGGCTGCTGCCGCAGGACAAGGTGGCCGCCATCGAGGAGTACCGCTCGAAGTATGGTCCGACCCTCATGGTCGGTGACGGGGTCAACGACGCGCCGGCGCTGGCGAAAGCGGAGGTCGGCGTGGCCATGGGCGTGGCCGGCACCGACGTGGCGCTGGAGGCGGCGGACGTGGCCCTGATGGGGGACGACCTGCGAACGCTGCTCTACGGCGTCAGGATGAGCCGCAAGGCCCGTTCGGTCATCAAGGAGAACATCGCCGCCGCCCTGATCATCAAGCTGGCGCTGACCGTCCTGGCGCTGCCCGGTTTCGTCACCCTGTGGATGGCCATCCTCATAGGTGATCTGGGCGTATCGCTGGCGGTGATCTCCAACGCCCTCCGGCTCAACCGCTTCAGATGA
- a CDS encoding PrsW family intramembrane metalloprotease codes for MVSVAEILFITIVAFVPAILYALWIRSTEIYQREPVLAMLGVFIYGAIVSVGLAVFLESIVIDLFSVVLSAGALSLFAAIVVAPIVEELTKATGVFAARGRLDEIENGLVYGAAVGLGFAASENVLYFMDALNAGGDIFVFTVIARTLTSTMLHASASAIVGFGIAQAGARTRWFGNPTSWLPYYIIAVIIHALFNLLASVGDIYADETGLLSLVGLVAGFALVWGVVRFVRRKIRELDTGGQAGPPRFI; via the coding sequence ATGGTCAGCGTAGCGGAGATCCTGTTCATCACGATCGTGGCCTTCGTCCCGGCGATACTCTATGCATTGTGGATAAGGTCGACGGAGATCTACCAGAGGGAGCCGGTCCTGGCCATGCTGGGCGTATTCATCTACGGCGCCATCGTGTCGGTCGGCCTGGCCGTCTTCTTGGAGAGCATCGTCATCGACCTCTTCTCCGTGGTGCTGTCGGCGGGGGCCCTCTCGCTGTTCGCGGCGATCGTCGTGGCCCCCATCGTCGAGGAGCTTACCAAAGCGACCGGCGTGTTCGCCGCCCGGGGCCGCCTGGACGAGATCGAGAACGGCCTGGTGTACGGCGCCGCGGTCGGCCTCGGCTTCGCCGCCTCCGAGAACGTGCTGTACTTCATGGACGCCCTGAACGCGGGAGGGGACATCTTCGTGTTCACCGTCATCGCCAGGACGCTCACCTCCACCATGCTGCATGCTTCCGCGTCGGCCATCGTGGGCTTCGGGATCGCCCAGGCCGGGGCGCGGACCCGCTGGTTCGGCAACCCTACCTCATGGCTTCCGTACTACATCATCGCGGTGATCATTCATGCGCTGTTCAACCTGCTGGCGTCGGTCGGCGACATATATGCTGACGAGACCGGCCTGCTGAGCCTCGTCGGCCTGGTGGCCGGCTTCGCCCTGGTGTGGGGAGTGGTGCGGTTCGTGCGCCGCAAGATCAGGGAGCTGGACACCGGGGGGCAGGCCGGGCCGCCCCGGTTCATCTGA
- a CDS encoding DUF3800 domain-containing protein codes for MYPSYIDEPGKPDRNHSENEFVLAALTINEKDWQAVDNKVKLLKIKHFPTLNPDSFELHTSDIMNHEGMYKKIPLEARLRLVEYMLTIISDIDCTLTAVVIYKQKIWKPDLDVDTWALRLLFERLCWPWRIRTSPL; via the coding sequence ATGTACCCCTCATACATCGATGAGCCAGGCAAGCCAGATAGAAATCATTCTGAGAATGAGTTTGTCCTGGCAGCGCTCACGATTAATGAAAAGGATTGGCAAGCCGTCGATAACAAGGTGAAATTATTAAAGATTAAACACTTTCCAACGCTGAATCCAGATTCATTTGAACTCCACACCTCGGACATTATGAACCATGAGGGTATGTATAAAAAGATACCACTGGAAGCCAGGCTGAGGCTTGTCGAGTATATGCTCACGATAATCTCAGATATCGATTGCACTCTGACAGCTGTCGTAATCTATAAACAAAAAATATGGAAGCCGGATTTGGATGTCGACACTTGGGCTTTGCGGCTACTCTTTGAAAGGCTGTGCTGGCCCTGGAGGATAAGAACAAGCCCACTGTAA
- a CDS encoding HisA/HisF-related TIM barrel protein codes for MSEKVTLRACPHCGSMDTHPALLFGGPLPWVDHNDGGYICRNCGRTAVPLDFNDLEELKAFQRSLAEKLADVLSGFIHIPIMPIDTKSLLRIPVIDLPVAQITDVVEVEWDGSYVIKGQRTRFSRYWKAVQGPRYSAKEVVVLDLAGINDGRPNFDVLKALIRSKHQVWLDLGMRDVQDLFDSFTMDVSRALVGTMTAPDMGIFEEVFELSDRAVPCVHLAGDVVWRSRKGGPRALEDAIAELADIGYEEIGVIDLPRLGRRTGADQRLVDRLSRLDAGIILGGGVVEKDLEGLRAAGLKGAFMDPFTSMISELIAEEGRALPSESEASATTYASKNALRSPDGSPLSY; via the coding sequence ATGTCGGAAAAGGTTACCTTGAGGGCCTGCCCCCACTGCGGGAGCATGGACACGCATCCTGCCCTGCTGTTCGGCGGCCCCCTGCCCTGGGTGGACCACAATGATGGGGGCTACATCTGCCGCAACTGCGGGAGGACCGCGGTCCCCCTGGACTTCAACGACCTGGAGGAGCTGAAGGCCTTCCAGCGCAGTCTTGCCGAAAAGCTCGCCGATGTCCTGAGCGGTTTCATCCATATCCCCATAATGCCCATCGACACCAAGTCCCTGCTGAGGATCCCTGTGATCGACCTGCCGGTGGCGCAGATCACCGATGTGGTGGAGGTGGAGTGGGACGGCAGCTACGTCATCAAGGGCCAGCGGACCAGGTTCAGCCGCTATTGGAAGGCGGTGCAGGGCCCCCGGTACTCGGCCAAGGAAGTGGTGGTGCTGGACCTCGCCGGCATCAACGACGGCAGGCCGAACTTCGATGTCCTCAAGGCGCTCATCAGGTCCAAGCACCAGGTGTGGCTGGACCTCGGCATGAGGGACGTGCAGGACCTCTTCGACTCGTTCACCATGGACGTCTCCAGGGCGCTGGTCGGCACCATGACCGCGCCGGACATGGGCATCTTCGAGGAGGTGTTCGAGCTGTCCGACCGGGCCGTTCCCTGCGTGCACCTCGCCGGGGACGTGGTATGGCGCTCCCGGAAGGGAGGGCCGAGGGCGCTGGAGGACGCCATTGCCGAGCTCGCGGACATAGGCTACGAGGAGATCGGGGTCATCGACCTGCCCCGCCTGGGGCGCCGGACCGGGGCGGACCAGAGGCTGGTGGACCGTCTGTCCCGCCTGGACGCCGGCATCATCTTGGGCGGAGGGGTGGTGGAGAAGGACCTCGAGGGGCTGCGCGCCGCCGGACTTAAGGGCGCTTTCATGGACCCCTTCACTTCCATGATCAGCGAGCTCATCGCCGAGGAGGGCAGGGCGCTGCCGTCAGAGAGCGAGGCCTCTGCCACGACGTACGCGAGCAAGAATGCCTTACGCTCTCCCGACGGCTCGCCCCTCTCGTATTAA
- a CDS encoding SDR family oxidoreductase produces MKRVVVIGAGGLLGQYLCREASARGLEVLGTYHRSNPWARFAPLTHLDITDEKEVGEVLESYGPDHVFLASATTNVEFCERHPQDAWAVNAEGTMNVAAAAKKIKAPLFYVSTDAVFNGEKGSKYHDFDTPDPISQYAQTKLEGERLTMDASSLNCVCRVAVMYGWNRAAPKFNFVTWALDELRKGRKINLLGDNYVSPTYAPHCAKVLLTMAERGSAGIYHTSGPDCLSRYEMGLRICEVFGLDPRLITSITSADIEQMVRRGKYTCLDNQKAEAEIGVDMLPFAEGLKDMKEHEPGKGAVDLATPG; encoded by the coding sequence ATGAAGCGCGTGGTGGTCATCGGAGCGGGCGGGCTGCTCGGCCAGTATCTGTGCAGGGAAGCGTCGGCCCGAGGACTGGAGGTCCTGGGCACCTATCACAGATCGAACCCGTGGGCGAGGTTCGCGCCGCTGACGCACCTGGACATCACCGACGAGAAGGAGGTCGGGGAGGTCCTGGAGAGCTACGGCCCGGACCATGTGTTCCTTGCGTCGGCGACCACCAACGTGGAGTTCTGCGAGCGGCACCCCCAGGACGCCTGGGCGGTGAACGCCGAAGGAACGATGAACGTCGCCGCGGCGGCCAAGAAGATCAAGGCCCCTCTGTTCTACGTGTCCACCGACGCGGTGTTCAACGGGGAGAAGGGCAGCAAGTACCATGACTTCGATACGCCGGACCCGATCAGCCAATATGCCCAGACCAAGCTGGAGGGTGAGCGCTTAACCATGGACGCCAGCAGCCTGAACTGCGTGTGCCGCGTGGCGGTAATGTACGGCTGGAACCGGGCCGCCCCCAAATTCAACTTCGTGACGTGGGCCTTGGACGAGCTGCGGAAGGGCAGGAAGATCAACCTGCTGGGCGACAACTATGTCTCGCCGACGTACGCGCCGCACTGCGCCAAGGTGCTCCTGACCATGGCGGAGAGGGGTTCCGCGGGCATCTACCACACTTCCGGGCCCGACTGCCTGAGCCGCTACGAGATGGGGCTCAGGATATGCGAGGTGTTCGGGCTGGACCCTCGGCTGATAACGAGCATCACTTCCGCCGACATCGAGCAGATGGTGCGGCGGGGTAAGTACACCTGCCTGGACAATCAGAAGGCTGAGGCGGAGATCGGCGTGGACATGCTTCCGTTCGCGGAGGGGCTCAAAGATATGAAGGAGCACGAGCCCGGCAAGGGCGCGGTGGACCTGGCGACACCGGGATGA
- a CDS encoding NAD(P)-dependent oxidoreductase gives MKITVFGATGRTGREIVKLALDREYNVVAFVRDPQKVDIENSRLSVVQGELSDRETIKTAIQESDCVLSALGPTGSPSDEELSDGIANILSAMEECGVKRFIVLSTTSAQDLLDRDGFRFKMRRDMIKRGRPTTYEQIVKYSQLVRDSNSDWTLVRIASLLTNKPLSKHVRAGYLGKDALGSKLSRADLAWFMLEQIDSTEYIRKAPAVSN, from the coding sequence ATGAAAATAACTGTTTTTGGCGCAACTGGAAGGACAGGACGAGAGATTGTTAAACTTGCGCTCGACCGTGAATACAATGTTGTTGCGTTTGTCCGCGATCCCCAGAAGGTTGATATTGAGAACTCTCGCTTATCGGTAGTTCAAGGTGAGCTAAGCGATCGAGAAACAATTAAAACTGCCATACAGGAAAGTGATTGTGTACTCAGTGCACTGGGGCCTACAGGTAGTCCCAGTGATGAGGAATTGAGCGATGGTATTGCCAATATCTTGTCTGCGATGGAGGAGTGTGGAGTTAAACGATTCATTGTTCTATCCACGACAAGTGCTCAAGATCTGCTTGACCGAGATGGCTTCCGTTTTAAGATGAGGAGGGACATGATTAAACGGGGCAGGCCAACGACTTACGAACAAATAGTCAAGTATAGTCAGTTGGTTCGTGATTCAAACAGCGACTGGACTCTCGTGAGGATAGCGTCACTCTTGACAAATAAGCCGCTGTCAAAGCATGTTCGCGCTGGATATCTTGGCAAAGACGCTCTCGGTTCAAAACTGTCACGTGCTGATTTGGCTTGGTTCATGTTGGAACAGATCGACAGTACCGAGTATATTCGAAAAGCACCTGCGGTGAGTAACTAA
- a CDS encoding Hsp20/alpha crystallin family protein: protein MATPSTYYLVPEHRTRLSEDRTELIFEQHLPMVRKEDLRVEALDTSLFLNFKAEGSGPMSRCYALPYPVDPSTAFAELRDSVLTVRIRLHQPVGPGVQVEVL from the coding sequence ATGGCCACACCCTCGACATATTACCTTGTTCCGGAACACCGCACCCGGCTGTCCGAGGATCGGACCGAGCTTATCTTCGAGCAGCACCTGCCGATGGTGAGGAAGGAGGATCTCCGGGTGGAAGCGCTGGACACTTCGTTGTTCCTCAACTTCAAGGCCGAGGGCTCCGGCCCCATGTCACGCTGCTACGCCCTGCCGTACCCCGTGGACCCGAGCACTGCCTTCGCCGAGCTCAGGGATTCCGTCCTGACCGTCCGCATCAGGCTTCACCAGCCTGTCGGGCCCGGGGTGCAGGTGGAGGTCCTCTGA
- a CDS encoding ferritin family protein, with protein sequence MLSKIPGDIESLEQAVLEREAIRAAIIGEFDAIDLYEQLAAQSKDPLVKKVLLDIAGEEKTHVGELTELLKRLDPEQKEEFEHGREEVEELGEE encoded by the coding sequence ATGCTGTCAAAGATCCCGGGGGACATCGAGAGCCTGGAACAGGCGGTCCTCGAACGTGAGGCCATCCGCGCGGCCATCATCGGAGAGTTCGACGCGATAGATCTCTATGAACAGCTGGCCGCCCAGTCCAAGGACCCTCTCGTGAAGAAGGTCTTGCTCGACATTGCCGGCGAGGAGAAGACCCACGTGGGCGAGCTCACCGAGCTGCTGAAGCGCCTGGACCCCGAGCAGAAGGAGGAGTTCGAGCACGGCCGAGAAGAGGTCGAAGAGCTGGGCGAGGAATGA
- a CDS encoding desulfoferrodoxin yields the protein MSELYEVYKCKVCGSSVEVVDSKDAELVCHGQPMRKLAENTVDASKEKHVPVVESTANGILVKIGSVPHPMEEKHYIEWIEVFTDDKIYKAQLKPGMAPQAEFPVKAGDVRTVRELCNIHELWKA from the coding sequence ATGTCCGAACTGTATGAAGTGTACAAGTGCAAGGTGTGCGGGAGCAGCGTGGAGGTAGTGGACTCCAAGGACGCGGAGCTGGTATGCCACGGGCAGCCCATGCGGAAGCTGGCGGAGAACACCGTGGACGCTTCCAAGGAGAAGCACGTGCCTGTCGTGGAGAGCACCGCCAACGGCATCCTGGTGAAGATCGGGAGCGTGCCCCACCCCATGGAGGAGAAGCACTACATCGAGTGGATCGAGGTCTTCACTGATGACAAGATCTACAAGGCTCAGCTCAAGCCGGGCATGGCGCCGCAGGCGGAGTTCCCGGTGAAGGCCGGGGACGTGAGGACGGTCAGAGAGCTGTGCAACATCCACGAGCTGTGGAAGGCCTGA
- a CDS encoding ABC transporter ATP-binding protein produces MQLQLRGLTKSFGDKHVLGGIDFTFEQGKIYGLLGRNGAGKTTLFNCLSGEVRPDGGEAFLVTEGRCDKVKPEDIGYVFTQPILPEFLTGREFLKFYMDINKERIHTNRSLDDYFDQIQLAPDDRDRLIKGYSHGMKNKLQMLCFMISKPPVILLDEPLTSLDVVVQLEMKKMLRGMRQDHILIFSTHILQLAVDLCDEIVLLNHGWLEQTDHSMIGRPGFEEGIIEMLKEESSP; encoded by the coding sequence ATGCAATTGCAGCTCCGCGGCCTCACCAAATCGTTCGGCGATAAGCACGTCCTTGGGGGCATCGACTTCACCTTCGAGCAGGGCAAGATCTACGGCCTGCTGGGCCGCAACGGCGCCGGCAAGACCACCCTGTTCAACTGCCTGAGCGGGGAGGTCCGCCCGGACGGCGGGGAAGCCTTCCTCGTCACGGAGGGAAGGTGCGACAAGGTCAAGCCCGAGGACATCGGGTACGTGTTCACCCAGCCGATTCTCCCGGAGTTCCTCACCGGCCGCGAGTTCCTGAAGTTCTACATGGACATCAACAAGGAGCGCATCCACACCAACCGCTCCCTGGACGACTACTTCGACCAGATACAGCTGGCCCCCGACGACCGCGACCGCCTCATCAAAGGGTACTCCCACGGCATGAAGAACAAGCTGCAGATGCTGTGCTTCATGATCTCCAAGCCGCCCGTCATCCTGCTGGACGAGCCGCTCACCTCCCTGGACGTGGTGGTCCAGCTGGAGATGAAGAAGATGCTGAGGGGCATGCGCCAGGACCATATCTTGATCTTCTCCACGCACATCCTCCAGCTCGCCGTGGACCTGTGCGACGAGATCGTGCTGCTGAACCACGGCTGGCTGGAGCAGACCGACCATTCCATGATCGGCCGCCCCGGCTTCGAGGAAGGCATCATCGAGATGCTCAAGGAAGAGAGTTCGCCATGA
- a CDS encoding hydrogenase iron-sulfur subunit, translating to MADEKAPRIGVFLCDCGETISGLISFESVREYAKGLEGVAHVELDKLACSPGASKRIAKAISEKHLDRIVVAACSPRLYLDEFRLVAEEAGINPYMVEMANLREQVAWIHSADKRDATAKAKDMLAMSVARSRMMRPSAQGSTAAVREELCSGCGICASTCRQGAISFKEDTPSPNHRVAVVDRAECKACGACVAACPSGAMNMEGFSNEEIIAQIDEYAKGLLETKERFPAIIVFACHWCSYPAADLAGLKRLQVGASFRLIRTPCSARVDPEWVLRALSRGVDGVMVLGGKERSCHYQGGNVRTRNRMALLTRVLEQLGFDTERFQVEWVDPDEPYRFRAVVDDFARKVEDLGPNPLRAPEEEERMTSALYHGRDELASKWSE from the coding sequence ATGGCGGACGAGAAAGCCCCCCGGATCGGTGTGTTCCTGTGCGACTGCGGCGAGACCATCAGCGGCCTCATCAGTTTCGAGAGCGTCAGAGAGTACGCCAAGGGACTGGAGGGCGTGGCGCATGTGGAGCTGGACAAGCTGGCCTGCTCCCCCGGCGCCTCCAAGAGGATCGCCAAGGCCATCAGCGAGAAGCACTTGGACCGCATCGTGGTGGCGGCCTGCTCTCCCCGGCTGTACCTTGACGAGTTCAGGCTGGTGGCCGAGGAGGCCGGCATCAACCCGTACATGGTGGAGATGGCCAATCTCCGGGAGCAGGTGGCGTGGATCCACTCCGCTGACAAGAGGGATGCCACCGCCAAGGCCAAGGACATGCTGGCCATGTCGGTCGCCCGCTCCAGGATGATGCGGCCGTCCGCCCAGGGCTCCACCGCCGCGGTCAGGGAGGAGCTGTGCTCCGGGTGCGGCATCTGCGCCTCCACCTGCCGCCAGGGGGCCATATCGTTCAAGGAAGACACCCCCTCCCCGAACCACCGGGTGGCGGTGGTGGACCGGGCCGAATGCAAGGCCTGCGGCGCGTGCGTGGCCGCCTGCCCCTCCGGCGCCATGAACATGGAGGGGTTCTCCAACGAGGAGATCATCGCCCAGATCGACGAGTATGCCAAGGGGCTCCTGGAGACTAAAGAGAGGTTCCCCGCCATCATCGTGTTCGCCTGCCACTGGTGCTCCTACCCCGCCGCCGACCTGGCCGGGCTGAAACGCCTGCAGGTCGGTGCTTCCTTCCGGCTTATCAGGACCCCCTGCTCCGCCAGGGTGGACCCGGAATGGGTGCTCAGGGCGCTGTCCCGCGGTGTCGACGGGGTCATGGTGCTGGGCGGGAAGGAGCGCTCCTGCCACTATCAGGGAGGGAACGTCCGCACCAGGAACCGGATGGCCCTGCTCACCCGCGTGCTGGAGCAGCTGGGCTTCGACACCGAGAGGTTCCAGGTGGAGTGGGTCGACCCCGACGAGCCATACCGCTTCCGCGCCGTGGTGGATGACTTCGCTCGCAAGGTGGAGGACCTCGGGCCCAACCCCCTGCGGGCGCCGGAGGAAGAGGAGCGCATGACCTCCGCGCTGTACCACGGCAGGGACGAGCTGGCCTCCAAGTGGTCGGAGTGA
- a CDS encoding DUF3800 domain-containing protein, translated as MDESGDLGSSPNSSRHFVVAAMAVPGSINFDRLTKNARKKLGKKEGMGELKFNRSLDLTKRFILEGVAQSDCQIAWASYEKSRLPSALLTDKHKMYMMACESVFPELFRRVLARRVHIVMDRYFSKRWECDILNEHVGSLLNEYHTGNFIPKFQVSQLNSESRKELQVHDFVVGAIFQHVERGVDKYIDIIKNNIVYSRSL; from the coding sequence TTGGATGAAAGCGGGGACCTTGGGAGTTCCCCCAACAGCTCGCGGCATTTTGTCGTCGCTGCTATGGCCGTCCCGGGATCGATCAACTTTGACCGTTTGACCAAGAACGCTCGCAAGAAGTTGGGTAAAAAAGAGGGCATGGGGGAGCTGAAGTTCAACAGATCGCTTGATCTGACCAAGAGATTCATACTGGAAGGCGTAGCACAGTCGGATTGTCAAATCGCTTGGGCATCATATGAAAAGAGCAGATTGCCTTCAGCATTGCTGACGGACAAACATAAAATGTACATGATGGCCTGCGAAAGCGTGTTTCCTGAATTATTCAGGCGAGTGCTGGCTCGAAGAGTGCATATCGTCATGGACAGATACTTCTCGAAGAGATGGGAGTGCGATATATTGAATGAGCACGTCGGCTCCTTGCTCAATGAATACCATACGGGGAACTTCATCCCGAAATTTCAGGTGAGCCAGCTCAATTCCGAATCCAGGAAGGAACTGCAGGTGCATGATTTCGTTGTCGGAGCGATATTTCAACATGTCGAGAGAGGCGTGGACAAGTATATCGACATCATAAAGAACAACATCGTTTACAGTCGATCATTATAA
- a CDS encoding hydrogenase iron-sulfur subunit, protein MIKLPGCKTGCGKEFDGKEVTEIKGRIQSAVDELTGEQRVLVMACSWRNYYGRDLEGLKKLADRVDDYRVIPVPCSGLVNPDWVAMALDRGADSVLVLGGHCGSCPYSKEVSFGEARLKEQVQRLGFDPSRVSIDWAEDDEPLSFVETVDRVADVVAVLGPPFR, encoded by the coding sequence ATGATCAAGTTGCCCGGATGCAAGACCGGATGCGGCAAGGAGTTCGACGGCAAAGAGGTCACCGAGATCAAGGGCCGGATACAGAGCGCGGTCGACGAGCTGACCGGGGAGCAGAGGGTCCTGGTGATGGCCTGCTCCTGGCGGAACTACTACGGCCGCGACCTTGAAGGGCTGAAGAAGCTGGCCGATCGGGTCGACGACTACAGGGTTATCCCGGTGCCCTGCTCCGGGCTGGTCAATCCCGATTGGGTGGCCATGGCCCTGGACCGAGGCGCCGACAGCGTGCTCGTTCTCGGCGGGCACTGCGGCTCCTGCCCCTACTCCAAGGAAGTGAGCTTCGGGGAGGCCCGGCTCAAGGAGCAGGTGCAGAGGCTGGGCTTCGACCCGTCCAGGGTGTCCATCGACTGGGCCGAGGACGACGAGCCGCTCAGCTTCGTGGAGACGGTGGACCGCGTGGCCGACGTGGTGGCCGTCCTGGGCCCGCCGTTCCGGTAA